One Pseudomonas rhizophila DNA window includes the following coding sequences:
- a CDS encoding penicillin acylase family protein: MASPASIFPFPRLGVAAAVASVLGLSGCQTWNAQDTVPPTSGVQPLKGLAQNVSVRRNAMGMPLIESNNFHDALFSLGYVHASDRISQMVTMRLLAQGRLAEMSGAERLDVDRYMRAVNLKKSADELYKASSPRLKRFFEVYARGVNAYLFRYRDKLPPDLAANGYKPEYWKPQDSALMFCLLNFSQSANLPEEIAALVLAQTVTQDKLAWLSPSYPDEQLPMAEADKLQGLRLSGQVPGLNEVSKASAQLSELNLLNIASSSNWAIAPQRSRNGKSLLASDSHGPLSVPSLWVPVQIRAPKYQAAGVSVAGIPMILAGFNGKVAWSMSSVLGDNQDLFLEKIRRQGNGLSYEVNGKWQPVMVRNETYFIKGQRPIREAVYETRHGPLLNSVQGSAMANGLGLALQTPSFSDDKTLDAFFDLSRAQNVEKASDASREIRAIAVNMIFADASHIGWQVTGRYPNRREGEGLLPSPGWEGRYDWDGYADPMLHPYDQDPAQGWLGAANQRVIPDGYGMQLSNSWGAPERGERMAELAGAGKHDSRSLTAMQYDQTTTFAAKLKKVFEAPGMAQPLKQAIDALPVADRAKAREAYTRLMAFDGRLSPGSADAAIYELFLQESMKQIFLDELGPDSSPAWKALLANGQLSYSAQADHLLGREDSPFWDDVRTPQKEDKSVILARSLAAAITAGDSQLGGDHKAWQWGKLHRYEWKNSSGQIVRGPLPAGGDASTLNSSAFVWGESFNTTQAPAMRFIVDFGQPEPLMIQGGTGQSGNPASPNYVNGIDPWIKGNYQNLPLQPQNFERAYGKARLTLVPGK, from the coding sequence ATGGCCTCGCCAGCCTCTATTTTTCCCTTCCCCCGGCTCGGCGTTGCCGCCGCAGTGGCCAGTGTGCTCGGTCTGAGCGGTTGCCAGACCTGGAACGCCCAGGACACGGTTCCTCCGACGTCCGGCGTGCAACCGCTCAAGGGGCTGGCGCAGAACGTCTCGGTTCGACGCAATGCCATGGGCATGCCACTGATCGAGAGCAACAATTTCCATGACGCCCTGTTCAGCCTCGGCTACGTCCATGCCAGCGACCGCATCAGCCAGATGGTGACCATGCGCCTGCTGGCTCAGGGTCGTCTGGCAGAAATGTCCGGCGCCGAACGACTGGACGTCGATCGCTACATGCGTGCGGTCAACCTGAAGAAAAGCGCCGACGAGCTGTACAAAGCCTCCTCGCCGCGGCTCAAACGCTTCTTCGAAGTCTATGCCCGCGGCGTCAACGCGTACCTGTTCCGCTATCGCGACAAGTTGCCGCCGGACCTGGCCGCCAACGGCTACAAACCCGAATACTGGAAACCGCAAGATTCGGCGCTGATGTTTTGCCTGCTCAATTTCAGCCAATCGGCCAACCTGCCGGAAGAAATCGCCGCCTTGGTGCTGGCCCAGACGGTCACCCAGGACAAACTGGCCTGGCTGAGCCCCTCGTACCCGGATGAACAACTGCCGATGGCCGAGGCCGATAAGCTCCAGGGCCTGCGGCTCAGCGGTCAGGTCCCGGGCCTCAACGAAGTCAGCAAGGCCAGCGCTCAGTTGTCCGAACTGAATTTGCTGAATATTGCTTCCTCCAGCAACTGGGCCATCGCCCCGCAGCGCAGCCGCAACGGCAAGAGCCTGCTGGCCAGCGACAGCCATGGCCCATTGAGCGTGCCGTCACTGTGGGTTCCCGTGCAGATTCGTGCGCCCAAGTATCAGGCCGCCGGGGTTTCCGTGGCGGGCATCCCGATGATTCTGGCGGGGTTCAACGGCAAAGTGGCCTGGAGCATGAGCAGCGTGTTGGGCGACAACCAGGACCTGTTCCTGGAAAAAATCCGACGCCAGGGCAATGGTCTGTCCTACGAGGTCAACGGCAAATGGCAGCCGGTGATGGTCCGCAACGAGACCTACTTCATCAAAGGCCAGCGACCGATTCGCGAAGCGGTGTATGAGACCCGCCACGGCCCGCTGCTCAACAGTGTCCAGGGCTCGGCCATGGCCAACGGTCTTGGCCTGGCCTTGCAGACGCCGAGCTTTAGCGACGACAAAACCCTGGACGCGTTCTTCGACTTGTCCCGAGCGCAGAATGTCGAGAAAGCCTCCGATGCCAGCCGTGAAATCCGCGCCATCGCGGTGAACATGATCTTTGCCGACGCCAGCCACATTGGTTGGCAAGTTACCGGGCGCTATCCGAACCGCCGCGAAGGCGAAGGCCTGTTGCCATCGCCCGGTTGGGAAGGTCGCTACGATTGGGATGGCTACGCCGACCCGATGCTGCACCCCTACGATCAGGATCCGGCCCAGGGCTGGCTCGGCGCCGCCAACCAGCGAGTCATTCCCGACGGCTACGGCATGCAGTTGTCCAATTCCTGGGGCGCACCGGAGCGCGGCGAGCGTATGGCCGAGCTGGCCGGGGCCGGCAAGCACGACAGCCGCAGCCTGACTGCCATGCAATATGACCAGACCACGACCTTTGCCGCCAAGCTCAAGAAAGTCTTCGAAGCCCCGGGCATGGCCCAACCGCTCAAGCAGGCGATCGACGCGCTACCAGTGGCGGACCGGGCCAAGGCTCGCGAGGCCTATACCCGGCTAATGGCTTTCGATGGCCGGCTCAGCCCAGGCTCCGCCGACGCGGCGATTTATGAACTGTTTCTGCAGGAAAGCATGAAGCAGATCTTCCTCGACGAACTGGGTCCGGACAGCAGCCCGGCGTGGAAAGCGCTGCTCGCCAACGGTCAGTTGTCCTACTCGGCCCAGGCCGATCACTTGCTCGGTCGCGAAGACAGCCCGTTCTGGGATGACGTGCGCACACCGCAGAAGGAAGACAAATCCGTGATCCTGGCCCGCAGCCTGGCAGCGGCCATCACTGCTGGCGACAGCCAGTTGGGCGGTGACCACAAGGCTTGGCAGTGGGGCAAGCTGCATCGCTACGAATGGAAGAACAGCAGCGGCCAAATCGTCCGCGGCCCCCTGCCCGCCGGCGGCGATGCCTCCACGCTCAACAGCTCGGCATTCGTCTGGGGCGAGAGTTTCAACACCACCCAGGCGCCGGCCATGCGGTTCATCGTCGACTTCGGCCAGCCCGAGCCGTTGATGATCCAGGGCGGCACCGGCCAGTCTGGCAACCCCGCCAGCCCGAACTACGTCAATGGCATTGATCCGTGGATCAAGGGGAACTATCAGAACCTGCCATTGCAGCCGCAGAACTTTGAGCGGGCGTACGGCAAGGCGCGCTTGACCCTGGTGCCCGGTAAGTAG
- a CDS encoding ligase-associated DNA damage response exonuclease, producing the protein MDLVIARPEGLYCPPGDFYIDPWRPVERSVITHAHGDHARGGNQHYLAAAPGEGILRSRLGQDINLQTLAYGERLLHHGVSLSFHPAGHVLGSAQVRLEYKGEVWVASGDYKIEPDGTCAPFEPVKCHTFITESTFGLPIYRWQPQAQVFDEINQWWRGNIAVGRASVLFCYSFGKAQRILHGIDASLGPILAHGAVEPLNRVYREAGIRLPATIYAGDIKKNDPIMNQALIIAPPSAGGSTWMRRFGDYSDAFASGWMRLRGTRRRRGVDRGFVLSDHADWPGLLWAIEQTGAERVMVTHGSVGVLVRHLCEQGLDAQGFSTEYGDDEEDSGSATDEDAS; encoded by the coding sequence ATGGATCTTGTCATTGCCCGCCCCGAAGGCCTGTACTGCCCGCCCGGAGATTTCTACATCGACCCCTGGCGTCCGGTGGAACGTTCGGTCATCACCCACGCCCACGGCGATCACGCCCGTGGTGGCAACCAACACTACCTGGCAGCGGCCCCCGGCGAAGGCATTTTGCGTTCGCGATTGGGCCAGGACATCAACCTGCAAACCCTGGCCTACGGCGAGCGCTTGCTGCATCACGGCGTGAGCTTGAGTTTTCATCCTGCCGGCCACGTGCTGGGTTCGGCCCAGGTGCGCCTGGAATATAAAGGCGAGGTCTGGGTGGCGTCCGGGGACTACAAGATCGAACCCGACGGCACCTGCGCGCCGTTCGAACCGGTGAAGTGTCATACGTTCATTACCGAATCCACCTTCGGCCTGCCGATCTATCGCTGGCAGCCTCAAGCGCAGGTCTTCGACGAAATCAATCAGTGGTGGCGCGGCAACATTGCCGTCGGCCGGGCCAGCGTGCTGTTCTGCTATTCCTTCGGCAAAGCCCAGCGGATTCTCCACGGAATTGACGCGAGCCTGGGTCCGATCCTGGCCCACGGTGCGGTAGAACCCCTGAACCGGGTCTATCGCGAGGCCGGGATCCGTTTGCCAGCGACGATCTATGCCGGCGACATCAAAAAGAACGACCCAATCATGAACCAGGCGCTGATCATCGCTCCCCCCTCTGCCGGTGGGAGCACCTGGATGCGCCGTTTCGGTGACTACAGCGACGCCTTCGCCAGCGGCTGGATGCGCCTGCGGGGCACCCGTCGGCGACGCGGCGTGGATCGCGGCTTTGTGCTGTCCGACCACGCCGATTGGCCCGGCTTGCTCTGGGCCATCGAACAGACCGGCGCCGAGCGGGTGATGGTCACCCACGGTTCAGTGGGCGTACTGGTGCGCCATTTGTGCGAGCAAGGCCTGGATGCCCAAGGCTTCAGCACCGAATATGGTGACGATGAAGAAGACTCAGGCAGCGCCACCGACGAGGACGCGTCATGA
- a CDS encoding ATP-dependent DNA ligase: protein MKAFAQLYAELDATTSSNAKLAAMQDYFTKAPPQDAAWAVYFLSGGRPRQLVPVKTLRELAVQISGLSLWLFEESYQAVGDLAETISLVLPESPQRSDEGLALWIEEKLLPLRGESPEVLAVRLPALWAQLDRASLMLCIKLITGSFRVGVSKLLVTRALAAMAGLDSKRVAQRLVGYTDLSHRPTAAGYLKLIAAESADEHAQRGGQPYPFFLAHALSQAVEQFDTTLGPASDWQVEWKWDGIRAQVVKRDGHLWVWSRGEELVTERFPELHSLAQALPDGTVIDGEIVVWKAAPPSTADAFDPDTPLEPRVQPFALLQQRIGRKTLGKKVLEDAPVVVMAYDLLEWQGEDWRSRVQTERREQLQTLITRCRSAVLLPSPIITGKDWFDLARQREASRSLGVEGMMLKARDALYGVGRTKDMGVWWKWKIDPFSVDAVLIYAQRGHGRRASLYSDYTFAVWDNPPGSRERTLVPFAKAYSGLTDDQMRQVDSIVRKTTVEKFGPVSSVTPTLVFELGFEGIALSKRHKSGIAVRFPRMLRWRQDKSVEEADTLATLQDLLKG from the coding sequence ATGAAAGCCTTCGCCCAGTTGTATGCCGAACTGGACGCCACCACCTCCAGCAATGCCAAGCTCGCCGCCATGCAGGATTACTTCACCAAGGCCCCGCCCCAGGACGCAGCGTGGGCCGTGTATTTCCTGTCTGGAGGGCGCCCGCGACAACTGGTGCCGGTCAAGACCTTGAGGGAACTGGCGGTGCAGATATCCGGGTTGTCGCTGTGGCTGTTCGAAGAAAGCTATCAAGCCGTGGGTGATCTGGCTGAAACCATCTCACTGGTCCTGCCAGAATCACCTCAGCGTTCCGACGAAGGCCTGGCGCTGTGGATCGAAGAGAAACTCCTGCCGCTGCGCGGTGAATCGCCCGAGGTGCTGGCGGTGCGGTTGCCGGCGTTGTGGGCGCAACTCGACCGAGCCAGCCTGATGCTGTGCATCAAACTCATCACCGGCAGTTTCCGCGTGGGCGTGTCCAAGTTGCTGGTCACACGCGCGCTGGCGGCCATGGCCGGGCTGGACAGCAAACGGGTCGCCCAACGGCTGGTGGGGTATACCGACCTGTCCCATCGTCCGACCGCTGCAGGCTACCTCAAGCTCATCGCTGCCGAATCCGCTGATGAGCACGCCCAGCGCGGCGGCCAGCCTTATCCGTTCTTCCTGGCTCATGCGCTATCGCAAGCGGTGGAGCAATTCGACACGACGCTGGGACCGGCCAGTGACTGGCAGGTGGAATGGAAGTGGGACGGAATCCGCGCCCAGGTGGTCAAGCGCGATGGCCATTTGTGGGTCTGGTCCCGGGGCGAAGAGTTGGTCACCGAGCGCTTTCCCGAATTGCACAGCCTGGCGCAGGCGTTGCCCGACGGCACGGTGATCGACGGCGAAATCGTGGTATGGAAAGCCGCGCCGCCATCCACCGCGGATGCCTTCGATCCGGATACGCCGCTGGAACCGAGGGTGCAGCCCTTTGCCCTGCTGCAACAACGCATCGGCCGCAAAACCCTGGGCAAGAAAGTCCTCGAAGACGCCCCCGTGGTGGTGATGGCCTACGACCTGCTGGAATGGCAAGGCGAGGATTGGCGCAGTCGTGTGCAGACCGAGCGCCGCGAACAACTACAGACCCTGATTACCCGCTGCCGCAGCGCGGTGCTGCTGCCCTCCCCGATCATCACCGGCAAGGATTGGTTCGACCTCGCCCGGCAGCGCGAAGCGTCCCGCAGCCTCGGCGTCGAAGGCATGATGCTCAAGGCCCGCGACGCGCTGTACGGCGTTGGCCGGACCAAGGACATGGGCGTGTGGTGGAAGTGGAAAATCGACCCGTTCAGTGTCGACGCGGTACTGATCTATGCGCAACGCGGGCATGGCCGCCGCGCCAGCTTGTACAGCGACTACACCTTCGCCGTCTGGGACAACCCGCCGGGCAGCCGCGAACGCACACTGGTGCCGTTCGCCAAGGCGTATTCGGGGCTGACCGATGACCAAATGCGTCAGGTCGACAGCATCGTGCGCAAGACCACCGTGGAGAAGTTCGGCCCGGTGAGCAGCGTCACGCCGACCCTGGTTTTTGAGCTGGGCTTCGAAGGTATAGCCTTGTCCAAACGCCACAAGAGTGGGATCGCCGTGCGCTTCCCGCGGATGCTGCGCTGGCGCCAAGACAAAAGCGTCGAGGAGGCTGACACGCTGGCGACGCTTCAGGATCTGTTGAAAGGTTGA
- a CDS encoding glutathione binding-like protein — translation MIDLYYWTTPNGHKISLFLEEAGMPYKVHPINIGQAEQFKPDFLKIAPNNRIPAIIDHKPADGGEPISLFESGAILLYLAEKTGQFIPENLRGRQEVLQWLFWQMGGLGPMAGQNHHFSRFAPEKIPYAIKRYVDETARLYGVLDRRLADREFVAGNEYSIADMAIYPWTVSHQWQSQRLEDFPNVQRWFNRIKERPATAKAYALVDKVNPPKP, via the coding sequence ATGATCGACCTGTATTACTGGACCACGCCCAACGGCCATAAAATCTCGTTGTTCCTTGAAGAAGCCGGCATGCCCTACAAGGTGCACCCGATCAACATCGGCCAGGCAGAGCAGTTCAAGCCCGATTTCCTGAAAATCGCCCCCAACAACCGCATTCCGGCGATCATCGACCACAAACCCGCCGATGGTGGCGAGCCGATTTCGCTGTTCGAGTCGGGCGCGATCCTGCTGTACCTGGCGGAAAAAACCGGCCAGTTCATTCCAGAGAATTTGCGCGGACGGCAAGAAGTGTTGCAGTGGCTGTTCTGGCAGATGGGCGGCCTGGGGCCGATGGCCGGGCAGAATCATCACTTCAGCCGGTTCGCCCCGGAAAAAATCCCCTACGCGATCAAACGCTATGTCGACGAAACCGCTCGTCTGTATGGTGTGCTGGATCGCCGCCTGGCGGACCGTGAATTTGTAGCGGGCAACGAGTACAGCATTGCCGACATGGCGATTTATCCCTGGACCGTTTCACACCAATGGCAAAGCCAGCGGCTGGAAGACTTCCCGAACGTGCAGCGCTGGTTCAATCGCATCAAGGAGCGCCCGGCCACTGCCAAGGCCTATGCCCTGGTGGACAAGGTCAACCCGCCCAAGCCCTGA